The Cheilinus undulatus linkage group 2, ASM1832078v1, whole genome shotgun sequence genome has a window encoding:
- the meis3 gene encoding homeobox protein Meis3 produces the protein MEKRYEELVHYSGSEAMPVGGYGDDVRPFPPPQYGPAIPDSLKHHKDQIYGHPLFPLLALVFEKCELATCSPRDSTSLSATSHLPGMTNHSDVCSSESFNDDIAAFAKQIRSEKPIFSSNPELDNLMIQAIQVLRFHLLELEKVHDLCDNFCHRYITCLKGKMPTDLILDEREGGSKSDMEDFTGSCSSLSEQNASWLREPDECATTPLGTPGTCGLPSLSTADNCSDTGDGMDGAMASPSTGEEDDSDRDRRNNKKRGIFPKVATNIMRAWLFQHLSHPYPSEEQKKQLSQDTGLTILQVNNWFINARRRIVQPMIDQSNRSGQGGPYSPEGAALGGYGLDGQAHLGLRTTGLQGMSSLQGDYPGALLSQPGYPPHPGPSLHPYPGPHPHPAMLLHPPPHAHPAEPLLAQGLDIHAH, from the exons TATGAAGAGCTGGTGCACTACTCAGGGTCGGAGGCCATGCCGGTGGGGGGGTACGGGGACGATGTCAGGCCGTTTCCTCCCCCACAGTACGGACCCGCCATCCCCGACTCCCTCAAACACCACAAAGACCAGATCTATGG TCACCCACTCTTTCCACTGCTGGCCTTAGTGTTTGAAAAGTGTGAGCTCGCCACCTGCTCCCCTCGAGACTCCACCTCTCTCTCAGCCACCTCCCACCTCCCCGGCATGACCAATCACAGTGACGTCTGCTCCTCAGAGTCCTTCAACGATGACATCGCTGCGTTTGCAAAACAG ATTCGTTCAGAAAAACCCATCTTTTCATCCAATCCTGAGCTGGATAACTTG ATGATCCAGGCCATTCAGGTGCTTCGCTTTCATTTGCTGGAGTTAGAAAAG GTGCACGACCTGTGTGATAACTTCTGCCATCGCTACATCACCTGTCTGAAGGGCAAAATGCCCACAGACCTCATCCTGGATGAGCGGGAGGGCGGCTCCAAGTCAGACATGGAGGACTTCACTGGATCGTGCTCCAGTCTGTCAGAGCAG AATGCATCGTGGTTACGGGAGCCAGATGAATGCGCCACAACTCCTCTGGGAACTCCAGGCACCTGCGGCCTGCCTTCACTCAGCACAGCAGACAACTGTAGCGACACAG GCGATGGTATGGATGGAGCAATGGCCTCCCCCAGCACAGGTGAGGAGGATGACTCTGACAGAGACCGGAGGAACAACAAGAAGAGAGGGATCTTCCCCAAAGTGGCCACAAACATCATGAGAGCGTGGCTCTTCCAGCATCTGTCG CACCCATACCCATCTGAGGAGCAGAAGAAGCAGCTGTCGCAGGACACAGGACTGACCATCTTACAGGTCAACAACTG gttCATCAATGCCCGGAGGAGAATAGTTCAACCCATGATTGACCAGTCAAATCGCTCAG GTCAGGGTGGTCCCTACAGCCCAGAGGGGGCAGCTCTCGGGGGCTACGGGCTGGACGGACAAGCCCACCTCGGGCTTCGAACAACAG GCCTTCAGGGGATGTCTTCTCTGCAGGGTGACTACCCTGGCGCTCTACTGTCCCAACCAGGCTACCCTCCCCACCCAGGACCCTCCCTCCACCCCTACCCCGGACCACACCCCCACCCCGCCATGCTGCTCCACCCACCACCACACGCACACCCCGCAGAGCCGCTCCTCGCCCAGGGACTGGATATACATGCACACTAG